The following are encoded together in the Bradyrhizobium algeriense genome:
- the soxZ gene encoding thiosulfate oxidation carrier complex protein SoxZ has translation MFAPTPRVQVPSTAASGEVFLVKTLISHPMETGLRHDDQGNVIPRKIVNKFICRHNDVVVFSVDLHEAMATNPFIEFYLRATESGRLEFIWEEDGGGIHVLEHQLTVA, from the coding sequence ATGTTCGCTCCGACACCCCGTGTACAAGTGCCAAGCACCGCCGCGAGCGGTGAGGTGTTTTTGGTCAAAACCCTGATCAGCCATCCGATGGAGACCGGGCTGCGGCACGATGACCAAGGCAACGTCATCCCGCGCAAGATCGTCAACAAGTTTATTTGCCGCCACAATGACGTCGTGGTGTTCAGCGTCGATCTCCACGAAGCGATGGCGACGAATCCTTTTATCGAGTTCTACTTGCGCGCGACAGAGAGCGGCCGGCTCGAGTTCATTTGGGAAGAGGATGGCGGCGGCATCCATGTGTTGGAGCACCAGCTCACTGTCGCCTAA
- a CDS encoding c-type cytochrome has product MRKMIAISIAAGLLIIVADCSQAADRDGGAQLAAMCASCHRLDGGDGGIPTILGMSPEMLTRTMLAYRSHERPSHIMRAIALSLSDEEIATVARYLAALNRQVRP; this is encoded by the coding sequence ATGCGCAAAATGATCGCTATTTCGATTGCTGCAGGTTTGTTGATTATTGTCGCCGATTGCAGCCAGGCAGCGGATCGCGATGGTGGAGCCCAACTCGCTGCAATGTGCGCGTCGTGCCATCGTCTGGATGGCGGCGATGGTGGTATTCCGACGATCCTTGGCATGAGTCCGGAGATGCTCACCCGCACAATGCTTGCGTACAGATCGCACGAGCGCCCAAGCCATATCATGCGCGCCATCGCCCTCTCGCTCAGTGATGAAGAAATCGCGACGGTGGCGCGCTATCTCGCAGCACTGAACAGGCAGGTCAGGCCATGA
- a CDS encoding NAD(P)/FAD-dependent oxidoreductase, whose protein sequence is MKSWTRREFGRSTGAMALAGLGPRLAASESKARVVVVGGGIGGATAAKYLAVSAPTIEITLVEPKPNYTTCFFSNLYLTGLCSLESLTHGYETLAQRHGINVIHDSVAAVDPVAKTVGLKSGPKLPYDRVVVAPGITFNYDAIAGYDEAATQVIPHAWNAGPQTQLLRRQLESMEDGGVFVLVAPPNPFRCPPAPYERASLVAYYFKQHKPRSRILILDAKDSFNAQDLFLDAWERHYRGMIEWLPAQFTGGIKAIDVKERSVETASETFKAAVANVIPPQMAGQFAQQNGLVDQSGWCPIDPITFESKLQPGTHVVGDASSAGDMPKSAFVANSQAKACAFAIAAALTGSERQSPHLFNTCYTFLSPDDAVSNAVSFKPVAGTIKIVDNFGSQVQESAETRHRTAREAQSWYTAFTRDTFGYAAF, encoded by the coding sequence ATGAAGTCCTGGACGCGTCGAGAGTTCGGCCGCTCGACAGGAGCAATGGCCCTTGCAGGGCTCGGTCCTCGATTGGCTGCAAGCGAATCCAAGGCGAGGGTTGTCGTCGTCGGCGGCGGCATCGGCGGTGCCACGGCCGCCAAGTACCTGGCCGTCAGCGCGCCAACGATCGAGATCACGCTGGTTGAGCCAAAGCCGAACTATACGACCTGCTTTTTCAGCAACCTCTATCTCACTGGGCTATGCTCGCTCGAGTCGCTTACGCATGGGTACGAGACACTTGCACAACGACACGGCATCAATGTTATTCATGACTCCGTGGCAGCGGTTGATCCGGTCGCAAAAACCGTCGGGCTCAAGAGTGGTCCAAAATTACCTTACGACCGCGTGGTCGTTGCCCCTGGCATCACTTTCAATTACGACGCCATCGCCGGCTATGACGAGGCGGCAACGCAGGTCATTCCGCACGCCTGGAACGCGGGCCCGCAGACGCAGCTGCTGCGACGGCAACTCGAAAGCATGGAGGATGGCGGCGTCTTTGTGCTGGTCGCGCCCCCTAACCCGTTCCGCTGTCCGCCCGCCCCATACGAACGTGCCTCTCTGGTTGCTTATTATTTCAAACAGCATAAGCCGCGCTCGAGGATCCTGATCCTCGATGCGAAAGATAGCTTCAACGCGCAGGATCTATTTCTGGATGCTTGGGAACGCCACTATAGGGGTATGATCGAATGGCTACCCGCCCAATTCACCGGTGGGATAAAGGCGATCGATGTGAAGGAGCGTTCTGTCGAGACCGCGAGCGAGACATTCAAGGCCGCGGTCGCAAATGTCATACCCCCGCAAATGGCCGGCCAGTTCGCGCAGCAAAACGGCCTCGTGGATCAATCTGGCTGGTGCCCGATCGACCCCATAACGTTCGAGTCGAAGCTACAGCCGGGAACCCATGTGGTGGGCGATGCGAGCAGTGCCGGCGATATGCCGAAATCGGCGTTCGTTGCGAATAGCCAGGCCAAGGCCTGCGCTTTTGCCATAGCCGCGGCGCTGACCGGGTCCGAGCGCCAATCGCCTCATTTGTTCAACACTTGCTATACTTTTCTTAGTCCCGACGATGCGGTGAGCAATGCTGTCAGCTTCAAGCCCGTGGCCGGAACGATCAAGATCGTCGACAATTTCGGCAGTCAGGTGCAGGAAAGCGCCGAAACCCGCCACCGGACCGCACGCGAGGCGCAAAGCTGGTACACTGCCTTTACGCGTGACACGTTCGGCTATGCCGCTTTCTGA